The following proteins are encoded in a genomic region of Bombus pyrosoma isolate SC7728 linkage group LG1, ASM1482585v1, whole genome shotgun sequence:
- the LOC122565587 gene encoding adenylate kinase isoenzyme 1-like, producing the protein MGNCMKSTDPLTASLPKSISIDTTAIKESGVPIIFVIGGPGAGKRTLCMKMAEKYGFDDIISSDVIRTEVSKRTEKAFALARLLSEGQLVPSAILVELIAAKMLQHVQDKKGFIVSGFPREKCQAKLFDKEVRRPNLVLMLNVRNSVMSDRLMAKSVKATERLSINFEYIKKQIEDFHKRNKLIVKYYRNLVVVIDAEPDTMTVFEKACESIDNILVEFPGFEANRSATSNAARSKIASK; encoded by the exons ATGGGCAATTGTATGAAATCTACTGATCCTTTGACTGCTTCTCTTCCGAAAAGCATCAGTATCGACACTACAGCGATTAAAGAATCAGGAGTGCCGATTATCTTCGTAATTGGAGGACCGGGAGCTGGGAAAA GAACCCTATGCATGAAAATGGCAGAGAAGTACGGTTTCGATGATATAATATCCTCAGATGTGATTCGAACCGAAGTGTCGAAGCGAACGGAAAAGGCGTTCGCGCTGGCGCGTTTATTGTCGGAAGGTCAATTGGTGCCATCGGCTATATTAGTGGAATTGATCGCTGCTAAGATGCTCCAACACGTGCAAGACAAGAAAGGGTTCATTGTGAGCGGATTTCCCCGGGAGAAGTGTCAGGCAAAATTATTCGACAAAGAAGTGCGTCGCCCCAATCTCGTTCTAATGCTGAACGTTCGAAACTCCGTGATGAGCGACCGGTTAATGGCGAAAAGCGTGAAAGCCACCGAGAGATTGTCCATTAATTTCGAGTATATTAAAAAGCAGATCGAGGACTTTcataaacgaaacaaattgatagtgaaatattatagaaatttggTGGTGGTGATTGACGCTGAGCCTGACACGATGACCGTGTTTGAGAAAGCATGTGAGTCTATAGATAACATTTTAGTGGAATTTCCAGGCTTTGAAGCGAATCGTTCAGCCACGTCGAATGCTGCTAGAAGTAAAATAGCCTCGAAATAA